The following coding sequences are from one Nicotiana tomentosiformis chromosome 3, ASM39032v3, whole genome shotgun sequence window:
- the LOC138908636 gene encoding F-box protein At5g03100-like, translated as MEEIGDGEDRISELPIQIIHDILRRIRRQYELKEEARTCILSKTWSSIWRSRPEVIINQSIHNSFMNSTEKFVKFVDDSLRSHVEQNLRIEILRLINLRLPELASHIDRWLNLAIKHNVRSLEIHPTSNFSYCIPDAIYAAKTLTELSLNKCNFEIDNNNSTTNKLQRIISTCPFIRDLKIGHCTEMWTQVRTIIF; from the coding sequence ATGGAGGAAATAGGTGATGGAGAAGACAGAATATCAGAGTTGCCTATACAAATAATTCATGACATCTTACGTCGGATTCGTCGTCAATATGAGCTAAAAGAAGAAGCTCGAACTTGCATCTTGTCTAAGACATGGAGTTCAATTTGGAGATCGCGGCCTGAAGTGATAATCAATCAATCCATCCACAACAGTTTCATGAATTCCACGGAGAAATTCGTTAAATTCGTTGATGATTCCTTGCGGTCCCATGTCGAGCAAAACTTAAGAATAGAAATACTCCGCCTCATAAATCTTCGTCTTCCAGAATTGGCGTCTCATATTGATCGCTGGTTGAACTTGGCAATTAAACATAATGTCAGATCTCTAGAAATTCATCCAACGTCTAATTTTAGCTACTGCATACCTGATGCTATTTATGCAGCTAAGACGCTGACTGAATTATCGCTGAACAAGTGCAactttgaaattgataataacAACAGTACCACTAATAAATTGCAACGGATAATTAGTACATGCCCGTTTATCAGGGACCTAAAAATAGGTCATTGCACGGAGATGTGGACACAAGTTCGTACAATAATCTTCTAG